The following proteins are encoded in a genomic region of Streptococcus equi subsp. equi:
- a CDS encoding transposase codes for MAKTSYSLSHTKWMCKYHIVFTPKYRRKSIYYKIRQDLIDIFRHLCQYKGVEIIEGHMMPDHVHMLVLLPPKLSISDFMGYLKSKSALMIFDKHANLKYKYGNRKFWARGYYVSTVGLNEKTVAKYIREQEKNDIALDKLSVKEYEDPFSDGSFKTR; via the coding sequence ATGGCTAAAACCAGTTACAGTTTATCACATACCAAATGGATGTGCAAATATCACATAGTTTTCACACCAAAGTACCGCAGAAAATCCATTTACTACAAAATTAGACAGGACTTAATTGATATTTTCCGTCACCTATGTCAATACAAGGGCGTGGAAATCATTGAGGGACATATGATGCCAGATCATGTTCATATGCTCGTCTTGCTACCTCCAAAACTTTCGATTTCCGATTTCATGGGGTATTTGAAAAGTAAAAGTGCTCTCATGATATTTGATAAACACGCTAATTTAAAATATAAGTATGGAAATCGAAAGTTTTGGGCTAGAGGCTACTATGTTAGTACCGTTGGACTGAACGAAAAGACGGTAGCGAAATATATTCGCGAGCAGGAGAAAAATGACATTGCACTTGATAAGTTGAGTGTTAAAGAATATGAAGATCCATTTTCAGATGGCAGTTTTAAAACAAGATAA
- a CDS encoding mannosyl-glycoprotein endo-beta-N-acetylglucosaminidase family protein, translated as MKRRKARRSHREASSWLAAGIVLGSMLLSLWTLASAKDHLKPHANSSTMLFVSKISHSAQAVAQRNKLYASVMMAQAILESANGQSKLSQEPYYNFFGIKGSYKGKSVILPTLEDDGQGNLYLIDASFRSYGSLTACFEDYARVLSDPLYRPTHRGIHTSYQQATASLTGTYATDTSYGEKLNRIIGDYQLTYFDAPIR; from the coding sequence TTGAAGAGGAGGAAAGCTAGAAGAAGCCACAGGGAAGCTAGCTCTTGGCTGGCTGCTGGTATTGTTTTAGGCAGCATGTTGCTTAGCCTTTGGACCTTAGCGTCAGCTAAGGATCACCTTAAGCCTCATGCCAATAGCTCAACCATGCTATTTGTGAGCAAGATTAGTCATTCCGCTCAGGCAGTTGCGCAGCGAAACAAGCTCTATGCCTCAGTCATGATGGCACAGGCTATTTTGGAGTCAGCAAATGGTCAATCTAAGCTAAGTCAAGAGCCCTATTATAATTTTTTTGGTATCAAAGGAAGCTATAAAGGAAAATCAGTTATTTTACCTACCTTGGAAGATGATGGCCAAGGCAACCTTTATCTAATTGACGCTTCTTTTCGGTCCTATGGCAGCTTAACAGCCTGCTTTGAGGATTATGCTAGGGTTTTGAGTGACCCGCTTTATCGCCCTACTCACCGAGGTATTCATACAAGTTATCAGCAGGCCACCGCTAGTTTAACAGGCACATATGCCACAGATACTAGCTATGGCGAAAAGCTCAATCGTATTATAGGGGATTATCAGCTGACTTATTTTGACGCTCCCATACGGTAG
- the fruA gene encoding fructose-specific phosphotransferase system (PTS), IIABC component yields MKIQDLLRKDIMILDLQAVSKEAAIDEMITELVEHGIVHDFDVFKKSILAREEQTSTGLGDGIAMPHSKNVVVDQPAVLFAKSNKGVDYKSLDGQPTDLFFMIAAPQGANDTHLAALAELSQYLLKDGFADQLRKATSPDEVIAVFDAASDQKEVAFVPTNAQEFIVAVTACTTGIAHTYMAEEALKKQAAQMGVGIKVETNGASGVGNRLTADDIKQAKGVIIAADKAVEMDRFDGKQLIARPVADGIKKSEELISLILNNAGSVYHAKNGAAEQAKAAQKTSLGGAFYKHLMSGVSQMLPFVIGGGILIALAFLLDNMLGVPKDQLSNLGSYHEIAAIFKHIGGAAFSFMLPVLAGYIAYSIAEKPGLVAGFVAGAIASSGLAFGKVPFAAGGEASLSLAGVPSGFLGALVGGFLAGGVILALRQVLAGLPRSLEGVKSILLYPLLGVLVTGLLMLLINIPMAAINTALNHFLESLSGSSAVLMGLLVGGMMAVDMGGPVNKAAYVFGTGTLAATVASGGSVVMAAVMAGGMVPPLAVFVATLLFKDKFTKEERESGLTNIIMGLSFITEGAIPFGAADPARAIPSFIAGSALTGALVGLAGVKLIAPHGGIFVIALTSNPFLYLLFVAIGAVVSGILFGALRKKA; encoded by the coding sequence ATGAAAATACAGGATTTATTAAGAAAAGACATCATGATTCTTGATTTGCAGGCTGTTTCAAAAGAGGCTGCAATTGATGAAATGATTACAGAACTAGTAGAGCATGGGATTGTACATGACTTTGATGTGTTTAAAAAGAGTATCTTAGCTCGCGAGGAGCAAACCTCAACAGGTCTTGGCGATGGCATTGCTATGCCGCATTCAAAAAATGTTGTTGTTGACCAGCCAGCAGTGCTCTTTGCAAAATCTAACAAGGGCGTTGATTACAAATCCTTAGACGGTCAGCCAACTGATCTGTTCTTTATGATTGCAGCACCTCAAGGGGCAAATGATACTCACTTAGCGGCCTTAGCCGAATTATCCCAATACCTATTAAAGGATGGCTTTGCAGATCAACTGCGAAAGGCAACAAGTCCAGACGAAGTGATTGCTGTCTTTGATGCGGCTTCTGATCAGAAAGAGGTAGCTTTTGTTCCTACAAATGCTCAGGAGTTTATCGTTGCTGTGACAGCTTGTACGACAGGTATTGCACATACTTATATGGCAGAAGAGGCCTTGAAAAAGCAGGCTGCACAGATGGGTGTCGGCATCAAGGTTGAAACCAACGGTGCTTCAGGGGTTGGCAATCGCCTGACAGCTGATGACATCAAGCAGGCCAAGGGAGTGATTATCGCTGCTGATAAGGCGGTTGAGATGGATCGCTTTGATGGTAAGCAATTGATTGCTCGTCCTGTAGCAGATGGTATTAAGAAAAGCGAGGAATTGATTTCACTGATTTTAAACAATGCTGGTAGTGTTTATCATGCCAAGAATGGCGCTGCTGAACAAGCAAAAGCAGCTCAAAAGACAAGCCTAGGCGGAGCCTTCTACAAGCACCTGATGAGTGGTGTATCACAAATGCTGCCATTTGTAATTGGTGGTGGAATCCTAATTGCTCTTGCCTTCTTGCTTGACAACATGCTTGGGGTACCAAAGGATCAGCTGTCTAATTTGGGATCCTACCATGAAATAGCAGCTATCTTTAAACATATTGGTGGTGCGGCCTTTTCATTCATGTTGCCAGTGCTAGCAGGCTACATTGCTTATTCTATCGCTGAAAAGCCAGGTCTTGTGGCAGGCTTTGTGGCAGGTGCCATTGCTTCTAGCGGTCTTGCTTTTGGAAAGGTTCCATTTGCTGCTGGCGGTGAGGCTAGCCTATCATTAGCGGGAGTACCGTCTGGATTTCTTGGTGCGCTTGTAGGTGGCTTCCTTGCAGGGGGAGTAATTCTTGCTCTTCGTCAAGTGCTTGCAGGGCTTCCGCGTTCGCTTGAAGGGGTCAAGTCAATCCTTCTTTACCCATTACTTGGTGTTCTTGTGACAGGTCTTTTGATGCTGCTGATCAATATTCCTATGGCAGCTATCAATACAGCATTGAACCACTTCTTAGAAAGTCTGTCAGGTAGCTCTGCAGTTCTTATGGGACTTCTTGTTGGCGGCATGATGGCTGTTGATATGGGTGGTCCAGTGAATAAGGCAGCCTATGTCTTTGGTACAGGAACACTTGCTGCAACCGTTGCAAGCGGTGGGTCAGTTGTTATGGCTGCTGTCATGGCAGGTGGTATGGTGCCTCCTCTAGCTGTTTTTGTGGCAACACTCTTATTTAAAGACAAATTTACCAAGGAAGAGCGTGAATCTGGCTTGACCAACATTATTATGGGACTTTCCTTCATTACAGAAGGAGCCATTCCGTTTGGTGCAGCAGACCCAGCACGCGCTATCCCAAGCTTTATCGCTGGCTCTGCCCTAACAGGTGCTCTTGTTGGTCTAGCAGGTGTCAAATTAATCGCACCACATGGCGGTATCTTCGTTATCGCTTTGACAAGCAATCCTTTCTTATACCTATTGTTTGTCGCTATTGGAGCAGTGGTTTCTGGTATTCTCTTTGGCGCACTTCGTAAAAAAGCTTAG
- the lacC_2 gene encoding 1-phosphofructokinase, with protein MIYTVTLNPSIDFIVRIDQLDIGAVNRMVSDDTFAGGKGINVSRILQRLGIDNTATGFLGGFTGRFIKESLAAESINTDFVTVDQDTRINVKIKSAEETEINGLGPVISKQQLDHLKAILANVSAEDIVVFAGSAPSSLGNDVYKDLIPLVRQAGAQVVCDFEGQTLLDALAYHPLLVKPNNHELEAIFNVSLNGLDDVETYARKVLDMGAQHVIVSMAGDGALLVTQEATYFAKPIKGQVKNSVGAGDSMVAGFTGAFVKSHSPLEALKWGVACGTATAFSDDLAAIDDIKKTYNEVEVEVR; from the coding sequence ATGATTTACACAGTAACCTTAAATCCTTCTATAGACTTTATTGTCAGAATAGACCAATTAGATATTGGAGCGGTTAACCGCATGGTCAGTGACGATACATTTGCAGGAGGAAAGGGGATTAATGTTAGTCGCATTCTACAGCGATTAGGCATTGATAATACAGCGACTGGCTTTTTAGGCGGCTTCACTGGGCGTTTTATTAAGGAAAGTCTAGCTGCTGAGAGCATCAATACTGACTTTGTAACGGTTGATCAGGATACGCGGATCAATGTTAAGATCAAATCAGCAGAGGAGACAGAGATTAATGGCCTTGGACCAGTGATTTCAAAGCAGCAATTGGATCATTTAAAGGCTATATTGGCAAATGTGTCAGCAGAGGACATTGTTGTTTTTGCAGGCTCAGCGCCTTCAAGTCTAGGCAATGATGTCTATAAGGACTTGATCCCATTGGTCAGACAAGCTGGGGCACAGGTGGTCTGTGATTTTGAAGGACAGACCTTGCTAGATGCATTGGCGTATCACCCATTGCTCGTAAAGCCTAATAACCATGAGCTAGAAGCTATTTTTAACGTCAGCTTAAATGGGCTAGATGACGTTGAAACATATGCTCGTAAGGTCCTTGACATGGGAGCGCAGCATGTTATCGTTTCGATGGCTGGTGATGGTGCCTTGCTGGTCACTCAGGAAGCAACTTATTTTGCTAAGCCTATTAAAGGGCAGGTGAAGAATTCTGTTGGAGCTGGTGATTCGATGGTGGCAGGCTTTACAGGTGCCTTTGTCAAAAGTCATAGTCCGCTAGAGGCTCTAAAATGGGGAGTGGCCTGCGGAACAGCAACTGCTTTTTCAGATGATTTAGCAGCAATTGATGATATTAAAAAAACATATAATGAGGTTGAGGTAGAGGTTCGATGA
- the lacR_2 gene encoding DeoR family regulatory protein, whose amino-acid sequence MAKITAENYVALEDLMQLLSSSESTVRRDLDELEREGKLHRVHGGAELFHSLQEELSNQEKSVKNSQIKEIIAQKAAELVFDNDVIFIDAGTTTEFLLPFLQLKKVTVVTNSIHHATRLVDMAIKTIIIGGYVKQTTDASIGHVALEQIRQMNFDKAFLGINGIDEAFLTTPDMEEAVIKKAVIANAKITYVLADATKLGHVSFVKVAPIDRVEIITEKSSTVMLKKIKEKAKVIAL is encoded by the coding sequence ATGGCAAAAATCACAGCTGAGAATTACGTTGCGCTAGAGGATTTAATGCAGCTGTTAAGCTCGTCAGAATCAACTGTTCGTAGAGATTTAGATGAGCTGGAGCGTGAGGGCAAGCTTCATCGAGTGCATGGAGGTGCCGAGCTTTTTCATTCCTTACAAGAGGAATTATCTAATCAGGAAAAATCTGTCAAAAACAGTCAAATAAAAGAAATCATCGCTCAAAAGGCAGCAGAGCTGGTTTTTGATAATGATGTCATCTTTATTGATGCTGGGACAACAACCGAATTTCTCCTTCCTTTTTTGCAATTAAAAAAAGTAACAGTAGTGACTAATTCTATTCATCATGCGACTAGACTGGTTGATATGGCGATCAAGACCATTATTATTGGTGGCTATGTCAAGCAGACAACAGACGCAAGCATCGGTCATGTTGCCTTGGAGCAAATTAGGCAAATGAATTTTGATAAGGCTTTTCTTGGTATCAATGGTATCGATGAGGCATTTTTAACCACTCCGGATATGGAGGAGGCTGTTATTAAAAAAGCTGTCATTGCCAATGCTAAAATCACCTATGTATTAGCTGATGCAACAAAGCTTGGTCATGTTTCCTTTGTCAAGGTTGCTCCAATTGATAGGGTTGAAATCATTACAGAGAAATCTTCGACAGTAATGCTGAAGAAAATCAAGGAAAAAGCGAAGGTAATTGCACTATGA
- the apbA gene encoding 2-dehydropantoate 2-reductase has product MLVYIAGSGAMGCRFGYQISKTNNDVILLDNWEAHLQAIKENGLKISGDVEETVKLPIMKPTEATKEADLIILFTKAMQLPQMLTDIKGIIGPETKVLCLLNGLGHEDVIRHYIPEHNILMGVTVWTAGLEGPGQVHLQGVGALNLQSMDPANQEAGHQIADLLNDAQLNATYDDNVVPNIWRKACVNGTMNSTCALLDCTIGELFASEDGLNMVKEIIHEFVIVGRAEGVELNEEEITAYVMETSVKAAHHYPSMHQDLVQNHRLTEIDFINGAVNTKGEKLGIDTPYCRLITQLVHAKENILKIK; this is encoded by the coding sequence ATGTTAGTTTATATTGCAGGCTCAGGAGCTATGGGCTGTCGATTTGGTTACCAAATTTCAAAAACAAACAATGACGTTATTTTACTGGATAATTGGGAAGCACATCTTCAAGCGATCAAAGAGAATGGCTTGAAGATTTCAGGCGATGTAGAGGAAACCGTAAAGCTTCCTATCATGAAGCCGACAGAGGCTACTAAGGAAGCTGACCTTATCATTTTGTTTACCAAAGCCATGCAGCTGCCACAAATGCTGACTGATATTAAAGGTATTATTGGCCCTGAAACCAAGGTACTTTGCCTATTAAATGGTCTTGGACACGAAGATGTGATTCGTCACTATATTCCAGAGCATAATATTTTAATGGGTGTTACCGTTTGGACAGCGGGTCTTGAGGGACCTGGTCAGGTACACTTACAAGGAGTTGGTGCGCTTAATCTACAAAGCATGGATCCAGCAAACCAAGAGGCAGGACATCAGATTGCTGACTTGCTAAATGACGCTCAATTGAATGCAACTTATGATGATAATGTTGTTCCAAATATTTGGAGAAAAGCCTGTGTCAATGGTACAATGAACTCAACCTGTGCCCTACTTGATTGCACGATTGGTGAGTTATTTGCCAGCGAAGATGGTTTAAACATGGTTAAAGAAATCATTCATGAGTTTGTTATTGTTGGTCGTGCTGAGGGGGTGGAGCTTAATGAAGAGGAAATCACAGCCTATGTGATGGAAACCTCAGTGAAGGCTGCTCATCACTACCCATCAATGCATCAGGATCTTGTTCAAAATCACCGCTTGACTGAAATTGACTTTATCAACGGTGCGGTAAATACCAAGGGTGAAAAGCTTGGTATCGATACCCCTTATTGCCGCTTGATTACACAGCTAGTCCATGCCAAAGAGAATATTTTGAAGATCAAATAG
- a CDS encoding regulatory protein, translated as MTTTNKETFSSFMNKVLAGTAIAIVVALIPNAILATFLKPLLPNTVAAEFLHIVQVFQFFTPVMAGFLIGQQFKFNPMQQLAVGGAAYIGSGAWAYTEVIQKGVATGTFQLKGIGDLINMMITAALAVLAVKWFGDKFGSLTIILLPIIIGTGVGYIGWKLLPYVSYVTTLIGQGINSFTTLQPILMSILIAIAFALLIVSPISTVAIGLAIGLNGMAAGAASMGIASTTAVLVWATLKVNKSGVPIAIALGAMKMMMPNFLKYPVMAIPMMMTAIVSSLTVPMFNLIGTPASSGFGLVGAVGPIASLAGGSNIVIIIIAWLVIPFGVAFVAHKLCKDILKLYKEDIFVFEG; from the coding sequence ATGACAACAACAAATAAAGAGACCTTTAGCTCGTTTATGAATAAGGTCTTAGCTGGTACAGCAATTGCGATTGTAGTTGCACTTATTCCGAATGCTATTTTAGCGACGTTTTTAAAGCCGCTTTTGCCAAATACTGTAGCAGCTGAATTTTTACATATCGTCCAGGTTTTCCAATTCTTTACGCCAGTTATGGCTGGTTTTTTGATTGGACAGCAGTTCAAATTTAACCCAATGCAGCAGCTGGCTGTCGGCGGGGCAGCTTATATCGGTTCTGGAGCTTGGGCTTATACAGAGGTTATCCAAAAAGGTGTTGCCACTGGGACCTTCCAGCTAAAGGGCATTGGTGATCTGATTAATATGATGATCACAGCTGCGCTTGCCGTTTTAGCAGTGAAGTGGTTTGGTGATAAATTTGGGTCTCTAACCATTATTTTGTTGCCAATTATTATTGGAACAGGTGTGGGTTACATTGGCTGGAAGCTGCTTCCTTACGTTTCTTATGTGACGACCCTGATTGGCCAAGGCATTAATTCATTTACAACGCTTCAGCCAATTCTGATGTCTATTTTGATTGCCATTGCCTTTGCTCTTTTGATTGTGAGTCCGATCTCAACGGTTGCGATTGGTTTAGCTATCGGCTTAAATGGTATGGCAGCTGGTGCGGCCTCAATGGGTATTGCTTCAACAACCGCTGTTCTTGTGTGGGCAACGTTAAAGGTTAACAAATCAGGTGTTCCAATTGCCATTGCCCTTGGCGCTATGAAAATGATGATGCCAAACTTCTTAAAATACCCAGTTATGGCTATTCCAATGATGATGACAGCTATTGTTAGCTCTTTAACCGTTCCAATGTTTAATCTGATTGGAACACCAGCCTCATCTGGCTTTGGTCTTGTTGGTGCAGTTGGTCCTATTGCTTCACTTGCCGGTGGCAGCAATATTGTGATCATTATCATTGCTTGGTTGGTCATTCCATTTGGAGTTGCTTTTGTGGCACATAAGCTTTGTAAGGATATTTTAAAGCTTTATAAAGAAGATATTTTTGTATTTGAAGGATAA
- the yumC gene encoding pyridine nucleotide-disulfide oxidoreductase family protein, with translation MQEKIYDITIIGGGPVGLFAAFYAGLRGMTVKIIESLSELGGQPAVLYPEKVIYDIPAYPALTGAELTQKLIEQLSRFDDRIAVCLKEEVLSFEKADGNFVIQTSKARHYSKAIIVACGNGAFAPRTLGLDNEQLFADHNLFYNVHSLNQFAGKRVVICGGGDSAVDWALALDGLAKSVTLVHRRDAFRAHEHSVELLKNSHVTTLTPFVPLALEGENGFVNKMTIQKVKSEEEITLELDSLIVSFGFSTSNKNLKHWNLDYKRSSLLVSPLFQTSQEGIFAIGDAAAYEGRVDLIATGFGEAPIAVNQAIKYIYPDRDNRPVHSTALID, from the coding sequence GTGCAAGAAAAAATATATGACATTACCATCATTGGTGGAGGTCCGGTAGGCTTATTTGCAGCCTTTTATGCAGGCCTGCGCGGCATGACGGTTAAGATTATTGAAAGCCTGTCAGAGCTAGGAGGACAGCCGGCTGTTCTTTATCCTGAAAAGGTTATCTATGATATTCCAGCTTATCCGGCCCTGACTGGAGCGGAACTAACACAAAAGCTTATTGAGCAGCTAAGCAGATTTGACGATCGCATAGCAGTATGCCTGAAAGAAGAGGTCCTGTCTTTTGAGAAGGCTGATGGGAACTTTGTTATTCAAACAAGCAAGGCCAGACATTATTCTAAGGCCATTATTGTTGCTTGTGGCAATGGAGCCTTTGCGCCTAGAACCTTGGGCTTAGACAATGAGCAGTTATTTGCTGATCATAATCTCTTTTATAATGTTCACAGCTTGAATCAGTTTGCTGGTAAGAGGGTTGTGATCTGCGGTGGTGGAGATTCTGCTGTGGACTGGGCTTTAGCCTTAGATGGCCTCGCTAAGAGTGTTACCCTTGTGCACCGGCGAGACGCCTTTAGGGCTCATGAGCATAGCGTAGAATTGTTAAAAAACTCTCATGTTACTACCCTTACCCCCTTTGTTCCCCTTGCCCTCGAAGGAGAAAATGGCTTTGTCAACAAAATGACTATTCAAAAGGTAAAGTCAGAAGAGGAGATAACGCTTGAGCTAGACAGCCTGATTGTTAGCTTTGGCTTTTCTACATCTAATAAAAACCTAAAGCATTGGAATCTAGATTATAAGCGCTCAAGTCTTCTTGTCTCTCCCCTCTTTCAAACAAGTCAGGAAGGGATTTTTGCGATCGGTGACGCAGCAGCTTATGAAGGCAGGGTTGATTTGATTGCCACTGGCTTTGGTGAGGCACCGATTGCTGTCAACCAAGCGATTAAGTATATTTATCCTGATAGAGATAATAGACCTGTTCATTCAACAGCCTTGATTGATTAA
- the trmD gene encoding tRNA (guanine-N(1)-)-methyltransferase, whose amino-acid sequence MKIDILTLFPEMFAPLEHSIVGKAKEKGLLDIHYHNFRDHAEKARHVDDEPYGGGQGMLLRAQPIFDTMDSIQATKPRVILLDPAGKPFHQSYAEELALEEELIFICGHYEGYDERIKTLVTDEISLGDFVLTGGELAAMTMIDATVRLIPNVLGKQASHQEDSFSSGLLEYPQYTRPYDYRGMKVPDVLMSGHHEHIRLWRMEQSLKKTYLRRPDLLETYDFSDEEKRIFDKIKSGLSEGEN is encoded by the coding sequence ATGAAGATTGATATTTTAACCCTTTTCCCGGAAATGTTTGCTCCTTTGGAGCACTCCATTGTTGGAAAGGCTAAGGAAAAGGGGCTTTTAGATATTCATTACCACAATTTTCGTGACCATGCGGAGAAAGCTAGGCATGTTGATGATGAGCCATATGGTGGTGGGCAGGGCATGCTGCTGAGAGCGCAGCCTATTTTTGATACCATGGATAGCATTCAGGCTACAAAGCCTCGAGTGATTTTACTGGATCCTGCTGGAAAACCCTTTCATCAGTCTTATGCTGAAGAATTAGCTCTTGAGGAAGAGTTAATTTTTATTTGTGGGCATTACGAAGGCTATGACGAACGCATTAAGACACTTGTTACCGATGAAATATCTCTGGGAGATTTTGTCTTAACTGGTGGTGAGCTGGCTGCTATGACAATGATTGATGCAACAGTGAGACTGATTCCTAATGTGCTTGGAAAGCAAGCCAGTCATCAAGAGGATTCCTTCTCATCTGGGCTCTTGGAGTACCCACAGTATACAAGGCCATATGATTATCGTGGCATGAAGGTGCCTGATGTCCTAATGAGTGGCCATCATGAGCATATTCGTCTCTGGCGTATGGAGCAAAGCCTAAAGAAGACCTATTTGAGAAGACCAGATTTATTAGAGACTTATGATTTTTCTGATGAGGAAAAAAGGATTTTTGATAAAATCAAATCGGGGCTAAGTGAAGGAGAGAACTAG
- the rimM gene encoding 16S rRNA-processing protein RimM, protein MEYFSVGKIVNTQGLQGEMRVLSVSDFTEERFQKGARLALFDDKDRFVQEVEIASHRKHKQFDIIKFKGMYHINAIEQFKGYSLKIAKENQGKLAEGEFYYHQIIGLEVYEKDQLVGEIKEILQPGANDVWVVKRQSKRDLLLPYIPSVVLCVDIEKHRVDVEIMEGLDDED, encoded by the coding sequence ATGGAATATTTTAGCGTTGGGAAGATTGTCAATACTCAAGGCTTGCAAGGAGAAATGCGCGTGCTGTCTGTGAGTGACTTTACTGAGGAACGATTTCAAAAAGGTGCTAGACTAGCCCTGTTTGACGACAAGGATCGTTTTGTGCAGGAGGTTGAGATTGCGAGTCATCGCAAGCATAAGCAGTTTGACATTATCAAGTTTAAGGGAATGTATCACATCAATGCTATTGAGCAATTTAAGGGCTACAGTCTTAAGATTGCTAAAGAGAATCAGGGTAAGCTAGCTGAGGGAGAATTTTACTATCACCAGATTATTGGTCTGGAGGTGTATGAAAAGGACCAGCTAGTAGGAGAGATTAAGGAAATTTTACAGCCTGGTGCAAATGATGTTTGGGTGGTCAAACGGCAAAGCAAGCGTGACCTGTTGCTTCCTTATATCCCATCGGTTGTTCTTTGTGTTGATATCGAAAAGCATCGGGTAGACGTTGAAATTATGGAAGGCTTAGATGATGAAGATTGA
- a CDS encoding RNA binding protein — protein sequence MDTIENLIIAIVKPLISQPDKLTIKIEDTPDFLEYHLDLDAQDIGRVIGKKGRTITAIRSIVYSVPTLGKKVRLVIDEK from the coding sequence ATGGATACCATTGAAAATCTCATTATCGCTATTGTGAAGCCCTTGATTTCACAACCAGATAAGCTTACTATTAAAATTGAAGATACTCCGGATTTTTTAGAGTACCATCTTGACTTGGATGCTCAAGACATCGGTCGTGTTATCGGAAAGAAAGGTCGTACCATCACAGCGATAAGATCGATTGTCTATTCGGTGCCAACTTTAGGAAAAAAGGTTCGATTAGTCATTGATGAAAAATAA
- a CDS encoding membrane protein, translating into MSSFGVSHSLLKKLFKILGGLSILFSVMLVVYLIRQLDIINNPKALAHLIKDHLLIGAICFFILQIVQVVVPIIPGGVTTVVGFLAFGPILGFMLNVFGICIGSSILFQLVRRYGKPFILLFLSMEQLQFYEKKLSTKLFERFFILNMISPLAPADALIMITGLSQMTYKRFLLIILICRPISILTFSYFWIYGGEFLKHILMHY; encoded by the coding sequence ATGAGTAGCTTTGGTGTTTCACATTCGTTGTTAAAGAAGCTGTTTAAGATTCTTGGTGGCCTATCAATTCTGTTCTCCGTCATGCTTGTTGTCTACCTTATTAGGCAGCTAGATATTATTAATAATCCAAAGGCTTTAGCCCATTTAATCAAGGATCATCTCCTTATCGGTGCCATTTGCTTTTTTATCTTGCAAATTGTGCAGGTAGTTGTTCCTATCATTCCTGGTGGTGTGACAACAGTCGTTGGCTTTCTAGCCTTTGGTCCTATATTAGGCTTTATGTTAAATGTGTTTGGTATCTGCATTGGATCTTCTATTTTGTTTCAGTTGGTGAGGAGATACGGAAAGCCCTTTATCTTACTGTTTTTAAGTATGGAGCAGCTACAGTTTTATGAAAAGAAGCTATCAACGAAATTATTTGAGCGTTTCTTTATTCTCAATATGATTTCCCCCTTAGCCCCTGCCGATGCTCTTATTATGATTACTGGATTGAGTCAGATGACCTACAAGCGCTTTTTACTGATTATCCTAATTTGTAGACCCATTTCAATTTTGACCTTCAGTTATTTTTGGATTTATGGTGGAGAGTTTCTTAAGCATATTTTGATGCATTATTAG